A region from the Halichondria panicea chromosome 11, odHalPani1.1, whole genome shotgun sequence genome encodes:
- the LOC135344151 gene encoding scavenger receptor cysteine-rich domain superfamily protein-like, whose amino-acid sequence MMIQLITVSLLFLGTQVLLTQACFHGDVQLVNVNKIVEFCYKGEWRRICVSDDWGNVEANIVCSQLGYSNQGATTSDVSISENSPYMFLRFVNCDDSDANIDECYYEARAGCNKINKHATVQCSSDNCTDSDIRFVGGATDNEGKVEMCTDGRWMAICSNGWTDQDAGQMCQKFGFASIGAEVLVFNPRRVPTINCTISDSGNLFCNESCDDDTTDLGIRCVRQEVLNQVTNSTDFSCDYCNMTVSPSVSHVQGNAMFTDTVSSMESSCGTESSTTALGVIVGLLVALLVVLLIVCGAMWNRISQKNKQICISSETNKLSTIQRQLNNPVYNTSMELHSAYSSSGPTYEQVDNGNGQDHTYSLLQNTNRRSNQLNPVDEEQNYHVVDSGRCEGVEGACFDGVYSEASNYEVPMSSKTDSKVWLCEEDYSTLKH is encoded by the exons ATGATGATTCAACTCATCACAGTATCTCTTCTGTTTTTAGGAACACAAGTGTTGTTAACACAAG CTTGCTTTCATGGAGATGTTCAATTGGTAAACGTTAACAAAATTGTCGAGTTCTGTTATAAGGGAGAATGGAGAAGGATCTGTGTGTCTGATGATTGGGGCAACGTTGAGGCCAACATTGTCTGCTCTCAACTTGGATACAGCAATCAAG GTGCTACGACCAGCGATGTTAGTATTAGTGAGAATTCACCCTATATGTTTTTAAGATTTGTCAACTGTGATGACTCCGATGCTAATATTGATGAGTGCTACTATGAAGCTCGTGCTGGctgtaataaaattaataaacaCGCAACAGTTCAATGTTCAAGTG ATAATTGTACTGACAGTGACATTCgatttgtgggtggagctactGACAACGAGGGAAAAGTTGAAATGTGTACAGATGGCCGTTGGATGGCAATTTGCAGCAACGGATGGACTGATCAAGATGCTGGACAGATGTGCCAAAAGTTTGGATTTGCTAGCATTG GAGCTGAAGTGCTTGTATTCAACCCACGAAGAGTACCAACCATCAACTGCACTATAAGCGATTCTGGCAACCTCTTTTGCAATGAATCATGTGACGATGACACAACAGACCTAGGGATTCGTTGTGTCAGGCAGGAAGTTCTGAACCAAGTTACTAATTCCACAGACTTCTCGTGTGATTACTGTAATATGACAGTTAGTCCCTCTGTTAGCCATGTACAGGGTAATGCTATGTTCACAGATACAGTATCCTCTATGGAGTCGTCATGTGGTACTGAGTCAAGCACTACAGCACTGGGAGTAATAGTTGGTTTATTGGTGGCTCTGCTGGTGGTGTTGTTGATTGTTTGTGGAGCAATGTGGAATCGCATATCACAGAAAAATAAACAAAT CTGTATCTCATCAGAAACTAACAAACTCTCAACAATTCAACGGCAACTGAACAACCCAGTATACAACACAAGCATGGAACTACACAGTGCATACAGCTCCAGTGGACCTACCTACGAACAAGTTGACAATGGAAATGGACaagaccacacctactcaTTACTGCAGAACACGAATCGTCGCTCAAATCAGCTCAATCCTGTAGACGAGGAGCAAAACTACCATGTGGTGGATAGTGgaaggtgtgagggtgtggagggggcgtgCTTTGATGGTGTGTACAGTGAGGCTAGTAACTACGAAGTGCCAATGTCGAGCAAAACGGACAGCAAAGTGTGGCTGTGTGAAGAGGACTACTCCACACTCAAGCATTGA